From a region of the Candidatus Dependentiae bacterium genome:
- the speE gene encoding polyamine aminopropyltransferase has product MIIKENNINYFFENTCPTDESILKHGIGIKKILFSGIEKIKLNNLEINMKVEIFDTYAYGKMLTLDDRVQTSEFDEFIYHEIITHVPMLYHKNPKNILIIGGGDGGSLREVLKHDIESVSMVEISKSVIESCKKYIPSIPNNCYENPKSNLIIGDGRAFIQKNKNKFDVIILDLSDPDGPADGLTSKAFYQEVYDALKSDGIVSIQSESLTYQHKLVSSMQKNIRAVFPFAQLHTASIPTYQGSTFGFTVAAKHDFTQLTKEYVKSSLNKLGKLKYLDENIFFASTIIPSYLKEKIDL; this is encoded by the coding sequence ATGATCATCAAAGAAAATAATATAAATTATTTTTTCGAAAATACATGTCCAACAGACGAATCAATATTAAAACATGGCATAGGCATAAAAAAAATTTTATTTTCCGGTATAGAAAAAATAAAATTAAATAATTTAGAAATTAATATGAAAGTAGAAATTTTTGACACTTATGCTTATGGAAAAATGTTAACTTTAGACGATAGAGTGCAAACTAGCGAATTTGATGAATTCATATATCACGAAATAATAACACATGTCCCAATGCTTTATCATAAAAACCCCAAAAATATATTAATTATAGGCGGGGGAGATGGAGGTTCGCTACGCGAAGTTTTAAAACATGATATTGAATCGGTCTCAATGGTTGAAATATCAAAATCTGTTATAGAATCATGCAAAAAGTACATTCCATCAATACCTAACAATTGTTATGAAAACCCTAAATCAAATTTAATTATTGGTGACGGCAGAGCTTTTATACAAAAAAATAAAAATAAATTTGATGTAATTATATTGGACCTATCAGATCCGGATGGTCCGGCAGATGGACTTACAAGTAAAGCTTTTTATCAAGAAGTTTATGACGCATTAAAATCTGACGGCATTGTATCAATACAAAGTGAATCGTTAACATATCAACATAAACTGGTTTCAAGTATGCAAAAGAATATACGCGCCGTGTTTCCTTTTGCTCAACTTCACACAGCAAGCATCCCAACATATCAAGGTAGCACTTTTGGATTTACAGTTGCCGCAAAACATGATTTTACTCAACTTACTAAAGAATATGTAAAAAGTAGTTTAAATAAATTGGGTAAATTAAAATATTTAGATGAAAATATATTTTTTGCATCAACAATAATTCCCAGCTATCTTAAAGAAAAAATTGATTTATAA
- the zwf gene encoding glucose-6-phosphate dehydrogenase, which translates to MNQVTFIILGATGDLCKRKLIPAIYKLIENNKLDRFAFIGVSFDKTDINTILENSEKFISKIDKNIWNKLKNASYYYQLDFYDNTSYHELKNLIKHVETKHEINGNKLFYLATMPEHFKVITKNLNDHKIITKYNHENNCSECKHPWSRIVYEKPFGHDLKSAKEINRCIEKSFHENQIYRIDHYLGKELVSNIALVRFTNRIFEPLWNNKNIDSVQIILKEKIGIEGRGAFYDKYGAIKDVLQNHMLQILSLIAMEQPKKLEAKYIRDAKAKVLKNIKFKNAILGQYEGYTQEHGVNPNSKTETFAALKLEINNKRWKNVPFYLKTGKHLNEKETSIHIKFKMVKCLLTQGCPTDSNYLTLKINPDQGFYLELNSKDPKSANNVVPVQMNFCHSCLLGPNTPEAYEYLILDVIKGDQSAFVRSDEIEYSWKIIDQMNKNKFKIFNYPKNSSGPKELKLLDKKIIRWRS; encoded by the coding sequence ATGAATCAAGTTACTTTTATAATTTTGGGTGCCACAGGAGATCTTTGTAAACGCAAACTAATTCCGGCAATATATAAACTTATAGAAAATAATAAATTAGATCGTTTTGCTTTTATAGGCGTATCTTTTGATAAAACAGACATAAACACAATTTTAGAAAATTCTGAAAAATTTATCTCCAAAATAGATAAAAATATATGGAATAAATTAAAAAACGCTTCGTATTATTATCAATTAGATTTTTACGATAATACAAGTTATCACGAACTTAAAAATTTAATAAAACATGTAGAAACTAAACATGAAATCAATGGAAATAAGCTTTTTTATTTAGCAACAATGCCGGAACATTTTAAAGTAATTACAAAAAATTTAAATGATCATAAAATTATTACCAAATATAATCATGAAAATAATTGTTCAGAATGCAAACACCCTTGGTCTAGAATTGTTTATGAAAAGCCATTTGGCCACGATTTAAAATCTGCTAAAGAAATAAACAGATGCATAGAAAAATCTTTTCATGAAAACCAGATTTATAGAATAGATCATTATTTAGGAAAAGAACTTGTAAGTAATATTGCTCTTGTAAGATTTACCAACAGAATATTTGAACCACTATGGAATAACAAAAATATAGATTCCGTTCAAATTATTTTAAAAGAGAAAATAGGCATAGAAGGGCGCGGCGCTTTTTACGACAAATATGGCGCCATAAAGGACGTTTTACAAAACCATATGTTGCAAATATTAAGTCTTATAGCCATGGAACAACCTAAAAAACTCGAGGCAAAGTATATAAGAGATGCAAAGGCAAAAGTTCTTAAAAATATTAAATTTAAAAATGCAATTTTAGGTCAATACGAAGGGTATACACAAGAACATGGTGTAAATCCAAATTCAAAAACAGAAACATTTGCCGCCTTAAAATTAGAAATAAACAATAAGCGTTGGAAAAATGTACCATTTTATTTAAAAACTGGAAAACATCTGAACGAAAAAGAAACCAGTATTCATATAAAATTTAAAATGGTTAAATGTTTACTTACTCAAGGGTGTCCAACAGACTCAAATTATTTAACATTAAAAATAAATCCGGATCAAGGCTTTTATCTTGAATTAAATAGCAAAGATCCAAAATCTGCAAATAATGTAGTACCGGTACAAATGAACTTTTGTCACTCATGTTTGCTTGGTCCAAATACACCTGAAGCTTATGAATATCTAATTTTAGATGTTATTAAAGGAGATCAATCGGCCTTTGTACGATCTGATGAAATAGAATATTCTTGGAAAATTATTGATCAAATGAATAAAAATAAATTTAAAATATTTAATTATCCCAAAAATTCAAGCGGGCCAAAAGAACTTAAACTGCTTGATAAAAAAATAATAAGGTGGAGATCATGA
- a CDS encoding metallophosphoesterase — protein sequence MLFKFRYFIKKLILLIFFQINLINAQDLLIEKQSIDNFTSWNSKCSSINETETFITSDQFLKISCEFFNTMENIINENNWVSMPKNFNLVKNEFEESLTKFKSKFDTPVIHRFRDSLFKYVQKLILPKNGKVIIVGDIHGIYQTLSNLIDEWIKKGYIDKNLKIKENIYIVFLGDYKDRGPFGFEVTTTLMQLKIINPKQLILVRGNHEHYYYNEDYIINRFPNKYYSIISMLNAFLETLPDVLYIGFKAVNNKTIKYFQLNHGGMEKRYNPEILISKESNFNAEELPLEFTNFKWHYIIEKNREEEINRYIWFGMEMKETHNNNILEYIKNNLKKDYNFEVIGIINGHNHEAPKKNSLCNMFPDKVLDINLSKEKELLQKYPNECRTTTPGYCNLGTQEIPIIITIAGPMRSALPTKENCQHFELSLNYNYTYVLLETNENDWQYKYCVV from the coding sequence ATGTTATTTAAATTTAGATATTTTATAAAAAAACTTATCTTACTTATATTTTTTCAAATAAATCTAATAAATGCTCAAGATTTGTTGATAGAAAAACAATCCATAGATAATTTCACTTCTTGGAATTCAAAATGTAGTTCAATAAATGAAACGGAAACATTTATAACATCAGATCAATTTTTGAAAATTTCATGTGAATTTTTCAACACAATGGAAAATATAATAAATGAAAATAATTGGGTATCTATGCCAAAAAACTTTAATTTGGTAAAAAACGAATTCGAAGAATCTCTGACAAAATTTAAGTCAAAATTCGATACCCCTGTAATCCACAGATTCAGAGATTCACTATTTAAATATGTTCAAAAATTAATACTTCCAAAGAATGGTAAGGTAATAATAGTGGGAGATATCCATGGAATATATCAAACTTTAAGTAATTTAATAGATGAGTGGATTAAAAAGGGATATATAGATAAAAATCTTAAAATAAAAGAAAACATTTATATTGTATTTTTGGGAGACTATAAAGACAGGGGTCCTTTTGGTTTTGAAGTAACAACAACACTTATGCAATTAAAAATAATTAATCCAAAACAGTTAATACTTGTTAGAGGAAATCATGAACATTATTATTATAATGAAGATTATATAATAAATAGATTTCCAAACAAATATTATAGCATAATAAGCATGCTAAATGCCTTTTTAGAAACACTTCCTGACGTTTTATACATTGGATTTAAAGCAGTTAATAATAAAACTATAAAATATTTTCAATTAAATCACGGTGGAATGGAAAAAAGATACAATCCCGAGATATTAATATCAAAAGAAAGCAACTTTAATGCAGAAGAATTACCGCTAGAATTTACAAACTTTAAATGGCATTACATCATAGAAAAAAATAGAGAAGAAGAAATAAATAGATATATATGGTTTGGAATGGAGATGAAAGAAACCCATAACAATAATATTCTTGAATACATAAAAAATAATTTAAAAAAAGATTATAATTTTGAAGTAATTGGAATAATAAATGGTCATAATCACGAGGCTCCTAAAAAAAATAGTTTATGTAATATGTTCCCAGATAAAGTCCTAGATATAAATTTATCAAAAGAAAAAGAACTTTTGCAAAAATATCCAAATGAATGTAGAACGACAACTCCAGGATATTGTAATCTAGGAACACAGGAAATTCCTATAATTATAACAATCGCAGGACCTATGCGTTCTGCATTACCTACAAAAGAAAATTGCCAACATTTTGAGCTATCATTAAACTATAATTATACATATGTTTTACTAGAAACTAACGAAAATGATTGGCAATACAAATATTGTGTAGTTTAA
- a CDS encoding cyclase family protein encodes MEIIDISWPITQSITEYKNKKYINIVQASDFKHDKVREKLITIHSHTGTHIDAPSHFLHHGKSLDQLDLSKFYGPCKVFDLSDIKEKITDKDLEKFNINENDIILLKTKNSVLHENINFTENFVYLDKSGAQYLANKKIKTFGFDYLGIERNQPEHNTHLFLLEAEIPIIEGLRLKDVIEDEYILCCFPILIKEADGAPARAILIVK; translated from the coding sequence ATGGAAATTATAGATATAAGCTGGCCAATAACTCAAAGTATCACTGAGTACAAAAATAAAAAATATATAAATATTGTTCAAGCTTCGGATTTTAAGCATGACAAAGTCAGAGAAAAATTGATTACCATACATAGTCATACAGGCACACACATCGATGCGCCTTCACATTTTTTACACCATGGTAAATCTTTAGATCAGTTGGATTTAAGTAAATTTTATGGACCGTGTAAAGTATTTGATTTAAGCGACATAAAAGAAAAAATAACAGATAAAGATTTAGAAAAATTTAATATTAATGAAAACGATATAATTTTATTAAAAACAAAAAATAGTGTTCTTCATGAAAATATAAATTTTACAGAAAATTTTGTTTATTTAGATAAATCCGGAGCTCAATATCTTGCAAATAAAAAAATAAAAACATTTGGCTTTGATTATCTTGGAATAGAACGGAATCAGCCTGAACATAATACCCATTTATTTTTATTGGAAGCTGAAATTCCAATAATTGAGGGATTACGATTAAAAGATGTTATTGAAGATGAATATATTCTTTGTTGTTTTCCAATATTGATAAAAGAAGCAGATGGAGCACCTGCAAGAGCTATATTAATAGTAAAATAA
- the speD gene encoding adenosylmethionine decarboxylase, giving the protein MLNKNNYLGKHLLVEFWECNVPDDSAFWEKMLWNAAKAANSTPLKVAIQKFEPHGITGMIILAESHISAHTWPEKKYIAIDIFTCGAHTNPQAAMEYLKKELSPKRVESQFINRGKEE; this is encoded by the coding sequence ATGCTAAATAAAAATAATTATTTGGGTAAGCATTTGTTAGTTGAATTTTGGGAATGCAATGTCCCTGACGACTCGGCTTTTTGGGAAAAAATGCTTTGGAATGCTGCAAAAGCTGCAAATAGTACGCCATTAAAAGTTGCCATACAAAAATTTGAGCCACATGGAATCACCGGAATGATAATTTTGGCAGAATCACATATATCTGCACATACATGGCCGGAAAAAAAGTATATCGCTATAGATATATTTACTTGTGGAGCTCATACAAATCCTCAAGCAGCTATGGAATATTTAAAAAAAGAACTTTCACCTAAAAGAGTTGAATCTCAATTTATAAACAGAGGCAAAGAAGAATGA
- a CDS encoding ATP-dependent RecD-like DNA helicase yields the protein MQELVELCGTIDKEIYKNGENGFSIFTLKVTAKEDITVQGYLPQIHQGENVTLKGKWVFHKKFGRQFEASECKAQLPSTTTGIKKYLASGLIRGIGPKFAEKLVEAFGEKTLEIIDTNPVKLLTIYGVGPKKVESITNAWHDQKEISKVMVFLKEKDISTAFAVKIYKTYGDESLKLIQDDPYKLVEDIWGIGFKSADQLALKLGLEKDSIKRIKSGILYCITENINNGHLYIEVEECKEKSLKLLELENNNNNKLLLKKSLNELYSQDKIKLISQTEDKHFISLPKYYFSEKGISNKILKLQEKKSNNLNFDLSNIYKLSCVKDSRNIELNELQQHGIMAAFQSKITIITGGPGTGKTTLLRKLLDILDFYKIKFKLAAPTGRASKRMFEGTGRNAETLHRLLEFKPEIMNFARNEYNALELDFLIIDEASMIDVFLMHSTLRALPDNAHLILLGDIDQLPSVGAGNVLNDLIASEKITTIKLTEIFRQAQNSLIIVNAHRVNKGEFPTTSIPESKNDFIYIKENNAENIFPLLHKIYRSTLQKHFINPENSIVLTPMNKGIAGTQRINQELQLILNPANSNLAEVARFGQIYREGDRVMQIKNNYDKFVFNGDIGQIKKIDNENQILFINFGERDLEYDFTELNEIVLSYAVSIHKSQGSEFDAVIIPVFMQHFILLQRNLIYTAITRAKKLCILIGEPRAIAMAIKNNKSIKRNTFLKEFLTTNLEARQ from the coding sequence ATGCAAGAACTTGTTGAACTATGTGGCACAATAGATAAAGAAATCTATAAAAATGGTGAAAATGGATTTTCCATATTTACATTAAAAGTAACAGCCAAAGAAGATATAACAGTACAGGGATATTTGCCGCAAATTCATCAAGGTGAAAATGTTACATTAAAAGGCAAATGGGTTTTTCATAAAAAATTTGGGCGTCAATTTGAGGCCAGCGAATGTAAAGCTCAACTTCCATCAACAACAACGGGTATAAAAAAATATTTGGCTTCAGGATTAATTCGCGGAATAGGCCCTAAATTTGCAGAAAAACTTGTCGAGGCTTTTGGTGAAAAAACTTTAGAAATTATAGATACAAATCCTGTAAAACTTTTAACTATTTATGGTGTTGGGCCTAAAAAAGTAGAATCTATTACAAATGCTTGGCACGATCAAAAAGAAATATCCAAAGTAATGGTCTTTTTAAAAGAAAAAGATATTTCAACTGCTTTTGCTGTAAAAATTTACAAAACGTATGGTGATGAATCTTTAAAATTAATACAGGATGATCCATACAAGCTTGTAGAAGATATTTGGGGTATAGGATTTAAATCAGCAGACCAACTTGCATTAAAACTAGGGCTTGAAAAAGATTCTATAAAAAGAATAAAATCCGGAATTTTATATTGCATCACTGAAAATATAAATAACGGACACTTATATATTGAAGTTGAAGAATGTAAAGAAAAGAGCTTAAAGCTACTAGAACTTGAAAACAATAATAATAACAAACTTTTATTAAAAAAATCTTTAAACGAACTTTATTCGCAAGATAAAATAAAATTAATTTCTCAAACAGAAGATAAACATTTTATATCGTTACCCAAATACTATTTTTCCGAAAAGGGTATATCAAATAAAATTCTTAAATTACAAGAAAAAAAATCTAATAATTTAAATTTTGATTTAAGCAATATCTATAAATTAAGCTGTGTTAAAGATTCTAGAAATATAGAATTAAACGAACTACAACAGCATGGAATTATGGCTGCATTTCAAAGTAAAATTACGATAATAACCGGTGGCCCCGGAACCGGAAAAACAACACTTTTAAGAAAATTACTAGATATTTTAGATTTTTATAAAATTAAATTTAAACTTGCAGCGCCAACAGGAAGAGCATCCAAGCGAATGTTTGAGGGAACCGGAAGAAATGCTGAAACTTTACACAGACTTTTAGAATTCAAACCGGAAATAATGAATTTTGCACGAAACGAATACAATGCCTTAGAATTGGATTTTTTAATAATAGATGAAGCATCCATGATAGATGTATTTTTAATGCATTCAACTCTTCGCGCATTGCCTGATAATGCTCATTTAATATTATTAGGCGACATTGATCAATTACCATCCGTTGGTGCGGGAAATGTTTTAAATGATTTAATTGCATCTGAAAAAATAACAACTATTAAGCTAACGGAAATTTTCAGACAAGCACAAAATAGTTTAATAATAGTAAATGCACATAGAGTAAATAAAGGCGAATTTCCCACTACTTCTATCCCTGAAAGTAAAAACGATTTTATATATATTAAAGAAAATAATGCTGAAAATATTTTCCCATTATTACATAAAATATATAGAAGCACGCTGCAAAAACATTTCATAAATCCGGAAAACTCTATAGTTCTTACACCCATGAATAAAGGTATTGCAGGAACTCAAAGAATTAACCAAGAGTTACAATTAATATTAAATCCGGCAAATTCAAATTTGGCTGAAGTAGCCAGATTTGGACAAATTTATCGTGAAGGCGACAGAGTTATGCAGATAAAAAATAACTATGATAAATTTGTGTTTAATGGAGATATTGGTCAAATAAAAAAAATAGATAACGAAAATCAAATTTTATTTATAAATTTTGGCGAACGAGATCTTGAATATGATTTTACAGAATTAAATGAAATTGTACTTTCTTATGCAGTATCCATTCACAAAAGCCAAGGTTCAGAATTTGACGCTGTAATAATACCGGTATTTATGCAACATTTTATATTATTACAAAGAAATTTAATTTATACGGCAATAACCAGAGCTAAAAAATTATGTATTTTGATAGGCGAGCCTAGAGCAATTGCAATGGCTATCAAAAATAATAAAAGTATTAAACGAAATACATTCTTAAAAGAATTTTTAACCACAAATCTAGAAGCCAGACAGTAA
- a CDS encoding DNA alkylation repair protein: MNLENLIKDFEQIQNPEKAKILSRFFKTGKGQYGYGDIFLGITVPQQRLLVKKFFDLNLQDTIKLLQSKIHEHRLTALLILVKKFEKENYERTRENIYNLYLDNTKYINNWDLVDLSAPKIVGNFLLNKNREILYKLAKSKDLWEKRISIISTFTFIRNFEYLDTIEISKVLLNDKHDLIHKSVGWMLREMGKRDINILKNFLDSYYKIMPRTMLRYSIEKLPKDIRTYYLKK, encoded by the coding sequence ATGAATTTAGAAAATTTAATAAAAGATTTTGAACAAATACAAAATCCTGAAAAAGCAAAAATTCTTTCTCGATTTTTCAAAACAGGCAAAGGTCAATACGGTTATGGTGATATATTTTTAGGCATAACCGTACCGCAACAAAGATTACTAGTCAAAAAATTTTTTGATTTAAATTTACAAGATACAATTAAATTACTTCAATCAAAAATTCATGAACATAGGCTTACAGCATTACTAATTCTTGTAAAAAAATTTGAAAAAGAAAATTACGAAAGAACCAGAGAAAATATCTATAATTTATATCTAGATAATACAAAATATATAAATAACTGGGATCTGGTTGATCTTTCAGCTCCAAAAATTGTTGGAAATTTTTTATTAAATAAAAATAGAGAAATTTTATACAAATTAGCCAAATCAAAAGATCTTTGGGAAAAAAGAATATCAATAATTTCTACATTTACATTTATTCGCAATTTTGAGTATTTAGATACAATAGAAATTTCAAAAGTTTTATTAAATGACAAACATGATCTTATACATAAATCTGTAGGCTGGATGCTCAGAGAAATGGGAAAAAGGGATATAAATATTTTAAAAAATTTTCTTGATAGTTATTACAAAATCATGCCTAGAACTATGCTTAGATATTCTATAGAAAAATTACCTAAAGACATAAGAACTTATTATTTAAAAAAATAA
- the gnd gene encoding decarboxylating 6-phosphogluconate dehydrogenase, whose amino-acid sequence MKIGLLGLGKMGSSIAYRLLKNNYEILAFDPNINENEIINSIFEHDLDSKNKFKNNIIFSQNIEDLAKKVNIIWLMLPAGEITNQTVIKLSNLMQQESIIIDGGNSHFKNTQELYLKLKTKNINFLDCGTSGGIAGKFNGYSLMIGGDKKIFEKIENIFKAIATKNGYNYLGRSGAGHYVKMVHNGIEYSLLQSYAEGFDLLKNNNNYKNLDLEKITDTWINGSVIRSWILELCKNVFEKDQELKNISGAIDENLTGRWTLDEAIAEKINMQLLKDSLDIRKKSRETGGNYGTKVVAMLRNQFGGHSIKKN is encoded by the coding sequence ATGAAAATAGGACTTTTAGGTTTAGGTAAAATGGGCAGTTCAATTGCCTATAGATTATTAAAAAATAATTACGAAATTTTAGCATTTGATCCAAATATAAATGAAAACGAAATAATAAATTCAATTTTTGAACACGATTTGGATAGCAAAAATAAATTCAAAAATAATATAATTTTTTCACAAAATATCGAAGATTTAGCTAAAAAAGTAAATATAATCTGGCTCATGCTACCGGCGGGAGAAATAACAAATCAAACCGTAATAAAATTATCAAATCTTATGCAACAAGAATCTATTATTATAGATGGCGGCAATAGCCACTTTAAAAACACACAAGAACTTTATCTAAAACTAAAAACAAAAAATATAAATTTTTTAGACTGTGGAACTTCTGGCGGAATTGCCGGAAAATTTAACGGTTATTCTCTAATGATAGGCGGTGATAAAAAAATATTCGAAAAAATAGAAAATATATTTAAAGCTATTGCAACAAAAAATGGATATAACTATTTGGGTAGAAGCGGAGCAGGTCATTATGTAAAAATGGTACATAACGGCATAGAATATAGTTTATTACAAAGTTATGCCGAGGGTTTTGATCTTTTAAAAAATAATAATAATTATAAAAATTTAGATTTAGAAAAAATTACAGATACCTGGATAAATGGATCTGTAATAAGATCTTGGATTTTAGAACTTTGTAAAAATGTATTCGAAAAAGATCAAGAACTTAAAAATATTTCCGGTGCCATAGACGAAAATCTAACCGGTCGATGGACATTGGATGAAGCAATTGCAGAAAAAATTAATATGCAACTACTAAAAGATTCACTCGATATAAGAAAAAAATCACGTGAAACCGGCGGAAATTACGGAACAAAAGTTGTCGCAATGCTAAGAAACCAATTCGGTGGACATAGTATTAAAAAAAATTAG